Proteins co-encoded in one Flavobacterium fluviale genomic window:
- a CDS encoding polyprenyl synthetase family protein, which translates to MHDISQYQDFFISYLKKQDIHKEPKNLYEPIEYILGLGGKRIRPVLTLMAAEVFDTDYTAALPAAMAVEVFHNFSLVHDDIMDDAPLRRGQVTVHEKWDLNTGILSGDAMLILAYQYFEQYEPIVFRNLAKLFSKTALEVCEGQQWDVDFEIRKDVTIPEYLKMIEYKTAVLVAAAMKMGAIVAKTSEKEADLIYDFGLNLGLAFQLQDDYLDAFGDPETFGKQVGGDIIENKKTYLYLKALEFSSKEKAQELEKLFTLQLEDNSEKIETAKAIFNESGASKATQEAIEMYTFKAFETLEKMEINAEKKNVLRTFGENLMGRKV; encoded by the coding sequence ATGCACGATATTAGCCAGTACCAGGATTTTTTTATCAGTTATCTTAAAAAACAAGACATACATAAAGAGCCTAAAAACCTTTACGAACCTATTGAATACATTTTAGGACTCGGCGGAAAACGCATACGTCCTGTTTTAACTTTGATGGCTGCTGAAGTTTTTGATACTGATTATACTGCTGCACTCCCTGCTGCAATGGCTGTTGAAGTTTTTCATAATTTTTCGCTGGTTCATGATGATATTATGGATGATGCACCGTTGCGAAGGGGACAAGTTACAGTTCATGAAAAATGGGATTTAAATACTGGAATCCTTTCAGGAGATGCCATGCTTATTTTGGCTTACCAATATTTTGAACAATACGAACCGATAGTTTTTAGAAACCTGGCAAAATTATTCAGTAAAACGGCTCTTGAAGTTTGCGAAGGACAACAGTGGGATGTTGATTTCGAAATTCGTAAAGATGTTACGATTCCAGAATACTTAAAAATGATCGAATACAAAACAGCTGTTTTAGTTGCTGCTGCCATGAAAATGGGTGCAATTGTTGCCAAAACTTCTGAAAAAGAAGCTGATTTAATCTATGATTTTGGACTTAATTTAGGATTGGCTTTCCAATTACAAGATGATTATCTAGACGCTTTTGGTGATCCTGAAACTTTTGGTAAACAAGTTGGAGGCGATATTATTGAAAACAAAAAAACGTATTTATATTTAAAAGCTTTAGAGTTTTCTTCTAAAGAAAAAGCTCAAGAATTAGAAAAATTATTCACTTTACAATTAGAAGATAATTCAGAAAAAATAGAAACTGCCAAAGCCATTTTTAACGAATCTGGAGCTTCAAAAGCCACACAAGAAGCAATCGAAATGTATACTTTTAAGGCTTTCGAAACTTTAGAAAAGATGGAAATTAATGCTGAAAAGAAAAATGTTTTGAGAACTTTCGGCGAAAATTTAATGGGACGTAAGGTTTAG
- the odhB gene encoding 2-oxoglutarate dehydrogenase complex dihydrolipoyllysine-residue succinyltransferase: protein MILEMKVPSPGESIKEVEIATWLVKDGDYVEKDQAIAEVDSDKATLELPAEMSGVITLKAEEGDTVAVGAVVCLIDTDAAKPAGDATAAPAAEAPKAEAPKAEAPKAEAPKAEAPKAAPAATSYAAGTPSPAARKILDEKNIAPATVSGTGKGGRITKDDAVNAVPSMGTPTGGSRGTERTKLSMLRRKVAERLVSAKNETAMLTTFNEVNMTPINQIRNEYKDAFKAKHGGLGLGFMSFFTKAVTRALQLYPDVNSMMDGDYKIAYDFADISIAVSGPKGLMVPVVRNAELLTFRGIEAEIKRLALRARDGQITVDDMTGGTFTITNGGVFGSMLSTPIINPPQSGILGMHNIIERPIAVNGKVEIHPMMYVALSYDHRIIDGRESVGFLVAVKEALENPVELLMNGDAKRALEL from the coding sequence ATGATTTTAGAAATGAAAGTCCCATCACCAGGGGAGTCAATAAAAGAAGTTGAAATTGCAACTTGGTTAGTAAAAGACGGAGATTATGTAGAGAAAGATCAGGCTATTGCTGAAGTAGATTCAGATAAAGCTACTCTTGAATTGCCTGCTGAAATGAGCGGTGTAATTACACTAAAAGCAGAAGAAGGTGATACAGTTGCAGTAGGTGCTGTAGTTTGTTTAATTGATACAGATGCTGCAAAACCAGCAGGTGACGCAACAGCAGCTCCAGCGGCTGAAGCTCCTAAAGCTGAGGCACCAAAAGCAGAAGCTCCAAAGGCTGAAGCGCCAAAAGCTGAGGCACCGAAAGCAGCTCCAGCAGCAACAAGTTACGCAGCCGGAACTCCATCTCCTGCAGCAAGAAAAATATTAGACGAAAAAAATATTGCTCCAGCAACAGTTTCTGGAACTGGTAAAGGCGGAAGAATCACTAAAGATGATGCTGTAAATGCAGTGCCTTCTATGGGAACTCCAACTGGTGGAAGCCGTGGAACTGAGCGTACAAAATTATCAATGTTACGTCGTAAAGTAGCAGAAAGATTAGTTTCAGCTAAAAATGAAACTGCAATGCTTACTACTTTCAACGAAGTAAACATGACGCCTATCAACCAGATTCGTAATGAATACAAAGATGCTTTCAAAGCAAAACATGGTGGTTTAGGTTTAGGTTTCATGTCATTCTTTACAAAAGCAGTTACAAGAGCCTTACAATTATATCCGGATGTGAACTCAATGATGGACGGTGATTACAAAATCGCTTATGATTTTGCTGATATCTCAATCGCAGTTTCTGGACCAAAAGGATTAATGGTTCCTGTTGTTCGTAACGCTGAACTTTTAACTTTCCGTGGTATCGAAGCTGAAATCAAAAGATTAGCTTTAAGAGCTCGTGATGGTCAAATTACAGTTGACGATATGACTGGAGGAACTTTCACAATCACTAATGGTGGTGTTTTTGGAAGTATGTTAAGTACTCCAATCATAAACCCTCCTCAGTCAGGAATCTTAGGAATGCACAACATTATCGAGCGTCCAATCGCTGTAAACGGTAAAGTTGAAATTCACCCAATGATGTACGTTGCCCTTTCTTACGATCACAGAATTATCGACGGACGTGAGTCTGTTGGTTTCTTGGTTGCTGTAAAAGAGGCTTTAGAAAATCCAGTAGAATTATTAATGAATGGCGATGCTAAACGTGCTTTAGAATTGTAA
- a CDS encoding 2-oxoglutarate dehydrogenase E1 component, which translates to MDRFSFLNAAHTEFFAQLYDQYLVNPDSVEPSWRSFFQGFDFGMTTYNDENPVQTIVEYVTSDNTDYSQISEKLKKEFNVLKLIDGYRTRGHLFTKTNPVRDRRTSSPTLDIENFGLSTADLSTVFDAAQTIGMAPSSLQDIVNRLKAIYCQHIGIEYMYIRNPGVVKWIQDKLAVDNNQPNFSTEEKKTILNKLNEAVSFENFLHTKYVGQKRFSLEGGESIIPALDALIEQAAEKGVEQFVMGMAHRGRLNVLANIFGKSTQDIFGEFDGKDYDQEYFDGDVKYHLGLTADKKTRSGKSININLAPNPSHLETVGAVIEGITRAKQDKYFPEDFSKVLPIAVHGDAAIAGQGILYEIIQMAQLDGYKTGGTIHIVINNQVGFTTNYLDARSSTYCTDVAKVTLSPVLHVNADDAEAVVHAMSFALDYRMQFGRDVFIDLLGYRKYGHNEGDEPRFTQPVLYKIIAKHKNPRDIYAEKLLSNGVIDASYVNALEKEYKSALEENLEASRKKDLTIITPFMKNEWDGFVQVTDTQMLQKVDTTFSKEGLDSIINTISTLPEDKKFINKITKIVTDRKAGYDNNTIDWGTAEALAYGSLLTEGFDVRISGQDVERGTFSHRHAVVKVEDSEEEVILLDAIENKKGKFGVFNSLLSEYGVLGFDYGYALANPKALTIWEAQFGDFSNGAQIMIDQYISCGEDKWNNQNGIVLLLPHGYEGQGAEHSSARMERYLQLCARQNMYVADCTTPANFFHLLRRQMKTNFRKPLVVFSPKSLLRDPRCVSTVEELASGSFQETIDDNTVDKKAVKTLVFVTGKFYYDITAERENNGRNDVAVVRIEQLFPFPVEQIKEIIAKYPNADDYVWAQEEPKNMGAYSFMLMNFDLVKWRLASLKAYAAPASGSYTRAKRRHADAIRMVFDKDLFR; encoded by the coding sequence ATGGATAGGTTTTCATTTTTAAACGCAGCGCATACCGAGTTTTTTGCACAATTATACGATCAATATCTAGTAAACCCAGACAGCGTTGAGCCTAGCTGGAGAAGTTTCTTTCAAGGTTTTGACTTTGGAATGACTACTTATAACGACGAAAATCCAGTGCAGACTATAGTGGAGTACGTGACTAGCGACAACACAGATTACAGTCAGATTTCTGAAAAACTAAAGAAAGAATTCAACGTTCTTAAATTAATTGACGGATACCGTACGCGTGGGCATTTATTCACAAAAACAAATCCAGTTCGTGACCGTAGAACTTCATCTCCAACTTTGGATATCGAAAACTTCGGATTATCTACAGCAGATCTTTCGACTGTTTTTGATGCTGCACAAACAATTGGAATGGCACCTTCTTCTTTGCAAGATATCGTAAATCGCCTTAAAGCTATTTACTGCCAGCATATCGGTATTGAATATATGTACATTAGAAATCCTGGTGTTGTAAAATGGATTCAGGATAAATTAGCAGTTGATAACAATCAGCCTAATTTTTCTACAGAAGAAAAGAAAACAATCTTAAATAAATTAAATGAAGCTGTTTCTTTTGAGAACTTCCTTCACACTAAATATGTTGGACAAAAACGTTTTTCACTAGAAGGTGGAGAATCTATTATTCCAGCTTTAGATGCTTTGATCGAGCAGGCTGCAGAGAAAGGTGTTGAACAATTCGTAATGGGAATGGCTCACCGTGGCCGTTTGAACGTTTTGGCAAACATCTTCGGAAAATCTACTCAAGATATCTTTGGTGAGTTTGACGGAAAAGATTACGACCAAGAATACTTTGATGGTGACGTAAAATACCACTTAGGTCTAACTGCCGATAAAAAAACTAGATCTGGAAAAAGCATCAATATCAATTTAGCACCAAACCCTTCTCACTTAGAAACTGTTGGAGCTGTAATTGAAGGAATTACAAGAGCAAAACAAGATAAATATTTCCCAGAAGATTTTTCAAAAGTACTACCTATCGCCGTTCACGGAGATGCTGCAATTGCAGGTCAGGGTATTTTATATGAAATCATTCAGATGGCTCAGCTTGATGGTTATAAAACTGGAGGAACAATCCATATTGTAATTAACAACCAAGTTGGTTTTACGACAAATTACTTAGATGCTCGTTCTTCTACGTATTGTACAGATGTTGCCAAAGTTACACTTTCACCAGTTTTACACGTAAATGCTGATGATGCTGAAGCTGTTGTACATGCAATGTCTTTTGCATTAGACTATAGAATGCAGTTTGGACGTGACGTATTTATCGACTTACTAGGATACAGAAAATACGGTCATAACGAAGGTGACGAACCTCGTTTTACACAGCCGGTTTTATATAAAATTATCGCTAAACATAAGAATCCAAGAGATATCTATGCTGAGAAATTATTGTCTAACGGCGTAATCGATGCATCTTATGTAAATGCTTTAGAAAAAGAATACAAATCTGCTTTAGAAGAAAATTTAGAAGCTTCTCGTAAAAAAGATTTAACAATCATAACTCCATTCATGAAAAATGAATGGGACGGATTTGTTCAGGTGACTGATACACAAATGCTTCAAAAAGTAGATACTACCTTTAGTAAAGAAGGATTAGATTCTATCATTAATACAATTTCAACATTACCAGAAGACAAGAAATTCATCAACAAAATAACCAAAATTGTTACCGATAGAAAAGCTGGATACGACAACAATACTATCGATTGGGGAACTGCAGAAGCTCTAGCTTACGGTTCACTTTTAACAGAAGGATTTGACGTTCGTATTTCTGGTCAAGACGTAGAGCGTGGTACATTCTCTCACCGTCACGCGGTAGTTAAAGTTGAAGATTCTGAAGAAGAAGTAATTCTTTTAGACGCTATCGAAAACAAAAAAGGAAAATTCGGCGTATTCAATTCTCTTTTATCTGAATACGGAGTTCTTGGTTTTGATTATGGGTACGCATTGGCTAATCCAAAAGCCTTAACTATTTGGGAAGCACAATTTGGAGATTTCTCTAACGGAGCCCAAATTATGATTGACCAATATATTTCATGTGGTGAAGACAAATGGAACAACCAAAACGGTATTGTTTTATTATTACCTCACGGATATGAAGGACAAGGTGCAGAGCACTCATCTGCAAGAATGGAACGTTACTTACAACTTTGTGCAAGACAAAACATGTATGTTGCTGATTGTACAACACCGGCAAACTTCTTCCACTTGTTAAGAAGACAAATGAAAACTAATTTCCGTAAACCTTTGGTAGTTTTCTCTCCAAAAAGTTTATTAAGAGATCCAAGATGTGTATCTACAGTTGAAGAATTGGCAAGCGGAAGCTTCCAAGAAACAATTGACGACAATACAGTAGATAAAAAAGCAGTAAAAACTTTAGTTTTTGTAACTGGTAAATTCTACTATGATATTACTGCAGAAAGAGAAAACAACGGTAGAAATGATGTTGCAGTTGTTCGTATTGAGCAATTATTCCCTTTCCCAGTTGAGCAGATTAAAGAAATCATTGCAAAATATCCAAATGCAGATGATTATGTTTGGGCTCAGGAAGAACCTAAAAACATGGGAGCTTACAGCTTTATGTTAATGAACTTTGATCTTGTAAAATGGAGATTGGCTTCATTAAAAGCATATGCAGCCCCAGCATCTGGAAGCTACACACGTGCAAAACGTCGTCATGCAGATGCAATTAGAATGGTATTCGATAAAGATTTATTTAGATAA